The Paenibacillus sophorae genome has a segment encoding these proteins:
- a CDS encoding polysaccharide deacetylase, giving the protein MIRKKRGISRRTAVRLVLAAAVLMAALIYREAGLSPFGKSSGTLQAADSGGAAEGRDGASPHLAISGALNGQAHPGLPVRGSSQPVPFVGLPPASPADRASGSRISGAAVSMTEAAPAASRKSAVQKIVYLTFDDGPSAVTPKVLEILRREQVKATFFVIGDQAETRPELINAIWEQGNAIGNHTYDHNYKDLYSGFTHFWSQIKKTEEIIRQITGARPQLVRAPGGTAGHFDDTYFHLMKQAGYLATDWTVDSGDSVRRGVPASEILKNSVQNTKSSRVVLLLHDGAGHQESAKALPEIIKKYKAAGYVFKTLDGSSEPVQFKAHPGKGAAKRTKPDEAWIAANITPNAALFAPGKPLAVVAGMLQASLQPGEYRIENGQYIVPLRAVVERLGGQVNWDIGTHSGLAVLNGRTITADTDGGGLAFTAGGGDRGAIASEVTLRGGAIWLPLRDLLESAGHRLLGATSVPEERRVKAS; this is encoded by the coding sequence ATGATTCGGAAAAAGCGCGGAATCAGCCGCCGTACGGCTGTCCGGCTTGTGCTTGCCGCCGCGGTCCTCATGGCCGCTCTGATTTACCGTGAAGCAGGGCTTTCCCCTTTCGGAAAATCATCCGGGACGCTTCAGGCCGCTGACAGCGGCGGAGCCGCCGAAGGAAGGGACGGCGCATCGCCTCATTTGGCAATCTCCGGTGCTCTGAACGGACAAGCACATCCTGGCTTGCCGGTGCGCGGTAGCAGCCAACCGGTGCCGTTCGTCGGCCTGCCGCCGGCTTCTCCGGCCGACCGGGCATCGGGATCACGAATCTCTGGGGCGGCCGTAAGCATGACTGAAGCCGCTCCGGCGGCCTCCAGAAAAAGTGCCGTGCAAAAGATTGTCTATCTCACTTTCGACGACGGTCCCAGCGCCGTTACCCCCAAAGTGCTTGAGATTCTGCGGCGGGAGCAGGTCAAGGCGACGTTCTTTGTGATTGGAGACCAGGCGGAAACCCGTCCTGAGCTGATTAACGCGATTTGGGAACAGGGGAATGCCATCGGCAATCATACCTATGATCATAATTATAAAGATTTATACAGCGGATTTACACATTTCTGGAGTCAAATCAAAAAAACGGAAGAAATCATCCGCCAGATTACCGGAGCACGGCCCCAGCTTGTCCGCGCTCCCGGCGGAACAGCCGGACATTTTGATGATACCTACTTCCATCTGATGAAGCAAGCGGGCTATCTGGCTACGGACTGGACGGTGGACAGCGGCGATTCGGTGCGGAGGGGAGTGCCGGCCTCGGAAATACTGAAGAACTCGGTTCAGAATACCAAGTCTTCCAGAGTCGTCCTGCTGCTTCATGACGGAGCGGGACATCAGGAAAGCGCAAAGGCGCTGCCGGAAATTATTAAAAAGTATAAAGCTGCGGGTTATGTCTTCAAGACGCTGGACGGCAGCAGTGAGCCGGTTCAGTTCAAGGCTCATCCGGGTAAGGGTGCCGCGAAGCGAACAAAGCCTGATGAAGCATGGATCGCCGCCAATATAACCCCGAATGCCGCGTTGTTTGCGCCCGGAAAACCGCTTGCGGTGGTAGCGGGAATGCTCCAAGCTTCGCTGCAGCCGGGCGAATACCGGATTGAGAACGGCCAGTATATCGTCCCGCTGCGGGCCGTAGTCGAGCGGCTTGGCGGACAGGTGAACTGGGATATCGGCACTCACAGCGGCCTGGCGGTGCTGAATGGGCGGACAATAACAGCGGACACGGATGGCGGCGGACTCGCCTTTACCGCAGGGGGCGGGGACCGGGGGGCAATTGCCTCGGAGGTCACTCTTAGAGGCGGCGCCATCTGGCTGCCACTGAGGGATTTGCTTGAGTCCGCAGGACATCGCCTGCTCGGAGCAACATCGGTTCCGGAAGAACGGAGGGTAAAAGCATCCTAA
- a CDS encoding DUF58 domain-containing protein, whose translation MIKPIRRPDSPAVSPNPNLPSQWARALAAMGIIAGLYGWLGGSALLFLLIFIGLVMLGGLLLQVLGPSKFELVRTLSPIQPTAGNSVLVKVDLSFRCRLPIPWMMIEEHWTCGDHRLLLFPGFRRTFQYTYSLERLPRGRQQLRSCRVSWGDLPGWFTGTSAPEGNREFKVLPAPLYCGEIYADSGAGPGVASAMSRRRKGAEEESDIRNYQPGDPMNRVDWKNTARRGSLQSRVPEREKGRMFCVVLDNCPASYETPWESLPPRGSSLPGTPAFELAVSAALGLLLAAERAGSYAQLFTGGWPEGMARYEGMGIIPARVLDTLADVAPDGTRTLARLLEDASRQCIPGMGIAVITGRPDREAALTISRLLAQGIKVDLYYVWDRAASVRSAKQAALYEEAGGRFSAVPERMRKLNGQHTAVSALSAPAATICGSLGRLGAGLYCLEHALPHEGREGTADELSRKPSAR comes from the coding sequence TTGATCAAACCAATCCGCAGGCCCGACAGCCCTGCTGTTTCTCCGAATCCGAATCTGCCCAGTCAATGGGCGCGGGCGCTGGCCGCAATGGGCATCATCGCAGGGCTGTATGGCTGGCTTGGCGGCTCTGCTCTGCTGTTTCTCCTGATATTTATCGGGCTGGTCATGCTTGGCGGGCTCTTGCTGCAGGTGCTCGGCCCTAGTAAATTTGAGCTCGTCCGGACGCTCTCTCCGATTCAGCCGACGGCGGGGAATAGCGTGCTGGTAAAGGTTGATCTCAGTTTCCGCTGCCGTCTGCCGATTCCCTGGATGATGATTGAGGAGCATTGGACCTGCGGGGATCATCGTCTGCTGCTGTTCCCCGGATTCCGGCGTACATTTCAATACACCTACAGTCTGGAACGGCTGCCGCGGGGCCGCCAGCAGCTGCGTTCCTGCCGCGTCAGCTGGGGAGATTTGCCGGGTTGGTTTACCGGAACAAGCGCTCCCGAGGGGAACCGGGAGTTCAAAGTGCTGCCGGCTCCGCTGTATTGCGGGGAGATCTACGCCGATTCCGGCGCCGGACCAGGGGTAGCCTCAGCCATGAGTCGGAGGCGGAAGGGAGCGGAGGAAGAGTCGGATATCCGAAATTATCAGCCGGGAGATCCCATGAACCGGGTAGATTGGAAAAATACGGCCCGCCGCGGCTCCTTGCAAAGCCGCGTTCCCGAGAGGGAAAAAGGGCGCATGTTCTGCGTCGTCCTGGACAACTGCCCCGCATCCTATGAGACGCCGTGGGAATCGCTCCCTCCCCGGGGGAGCTCTTTGCCGGGAACTCCGGCCTTCGAGCTGGCCGTCTCAGCGGCCTTGGGTCTGCTGCTTGCTGCGGAACGCGCAGGCTCCTACGCCCAATTGTTCACCGGCGGCTGGCCGGAAGGAATGGCGAGATACGAAGGAATGGGCATCATCCCGGCCAGAGTGCTGGATACGCTTGCCGATGTGGCGCCGGATGGAACGCGCACGCTGGCAAGGCTGTTGGAAGACGCCTCCCGGCAGTGTATTCCAGGCATGGGCATTGCGGTGATCACCGGCCGCCCGGACCGGGAAGCCGCATTGACAATCTCCCGGCTGCTCGCCCAGGGGATCAAGGTGGATCTGTATTATGTATGGGACAGGGCGGCTTCTGTTCGAAGCGCTAAGCAAGCCGCTTTGTACGAAGAGGCGGGCGGCCGATTCTCCGCAGTCCCTGAACGCATGCGGAAGTTGAATGGGCAGCACACGGCTGTCTCTGCACTTTCCGCGCCCGCTGCGACGATCTGCGGCAGTCTGGGCCGTCTGGGGGCGGGACTGTACTGCCTTGAGCATGCGCTGCCCCACGAGGGCAGGGAGGGGACAGCGGATGAATTATCCCGCAAGCCGTCGGCGCGTTAA